A window from Bacteroidota bacterium encodes these proteins:
- the bshB1 gene encoding bacillithiol biosynthesis deacetylase BshB1, whose product MPAEPLDVLALAAHPDDVELCAGGTMCVLAQQGYRTGIVDFTRGELGSRGTPELRLEEAARAGEILGLSARHNLGLPDGDIQNTKANQTAIARHVRRYRPKIVLLNAPPGHVRHPDHGDAAQLSIDALFYSGLRKLETTDPETGEAQEPWRPHHVLHYMQSIEFTPTFVVDVTSVWEQRTAALQAFASQFHNPDYEAAEDEPETFVSNPGFFRWVEARARVYGYRIGATYGEPLLYRHGPVGVTDLMQALDRERAFR is encoded by the coding sequence ATGCCCGCTGAGCCGCTCGACGTTCTCGCCCTCGCTGCCCACCCGGACGATGTCGAACTGTGCGCGGGCGGGACGATGTGCGTCCTCGCGCAGCAGGGCTACCGCACTGGCATCGTCGACTTCACGCGCGGCGAACTCGGCTCGCGCGGCACACCGGAACTACGCCTCGAAGAAGCAGCGCGGGCGGGCGAGATCCTGGGGCTGAGCGCACGGCACAACCTCGGCCTGCCCGACGGCGACATCCAGAACACGAAGGCCAACCAGACGGCCATCGCGCGCCACGTTCGCCGCTACCGCCCGAAGATCGTCCTGCTCAACGCGCCACCGGGACACGTCCGCCACCCCGACCACGGCGACGCCGCCCAGCTCAGCATCGACGCGCTCTTCTACAGCGGCCTTCGTAAGCTGGAGACGACGGATCCGGAGACCGGCGAGGCGCAAGAGCCGTGGCGCCCGCACCACGTGCTGCACTACATGCAGTCGATCGAGTTCACGCCGACGTTCGTCGTGGACGTGACGAGCGTGTGGGAGCAGCGCACGGCGGCGCTCCAGGCGTTCGCGTCGCAGTTCCACAATCCCGACTATGAGGCCGCCGAGGACGAGCCGGAGACGTTTGTCTCGAACCCGGGCTTCTTCCGCTGGGTGGAGGCGCGGGCGCGCGTCTACGGCTACCGCATTGGGGCGACCTATGGCGAGCCGCTACTCTACCGCCACGGCCCCGTCGGCGTGACGGACCTGATGCAGGCCCTCGACCGGGAGCGAGCGTTTCGGTAG